The following are encoded together in the Streptomyces sp. NBC_00341 genome:
- a CDS encoding protein kinase, which yields MSQDGAQGAQGRYAGGSVAGGRYQLRDLLGEGGMASVYLAYDSALDRQVAIKTLHTELGREQSFRERFRREAQAVAKLQHTNIVSVFDTGEDELGGAVMPYIVMEYVEGQPLGSVLQADIRSHGAMPADKALKVTADVLAALDTSHEMGLVHRDIKPGNVMVTKRGIVKVMDFGIARAMQSGVTSMTQTGMVVGTPQYLSPEQALGRGVDARSDLYSVGIMLFQLLTGRIPFDADSPLAIAYAHVQEEPVAPSTVNRSITPAMDALVARALKKNPNERFPSAAAMQDEIHRVLSAGGRTGAPVIVGDAGAPANSGSGVGSAVFPPVDQSAPAPQNVQTPYQPGPYQSQQQPGPYGTPTPAPSYGYPQSAPAYQSQAPMQPMHQQTPPPYSVSQQTATTPAGGGGSKRNVPVIVGSIVVALIAIGGLITVLSLKGGDDDDKPTTSQSEPAADHKGPERNRTMETDKCTDAMEDNDDPNKVDAPSFLYKDIISARQCADAAGWTIKKIEVPGNAYAEDQVVDQFPTAGTAVPKTGAHFELRIATGDPA from the coding sequence ATGAGCCAGGACGGCGCACAAGGGGCCCAGGGTCGCTACGCGGGCGGTTCGGTCGCCGGCGGCCGCTACCAGCTGCGTGACCTGCTCGGCGAAGGCGGGATGGCGTCCGTATATCTGGCGTACGACTCCGCGCTGGACCGACAGGTCGCGATCAAGACGCTTCACACGGAACTCGGCCGCGAGCAGTCCTTCCGCGAGCGGTTCAGGCGCGAGGCCCAGGCGGTCGCGAAGCTCCAGCACACCAACATCGTCTCCGTCTTCGACACCGGCGAGGACGAGCTCGGTGGCGCCGTGATGCCCTACATCGTCATGGAGTACGTCGAGGGGCAGCCGCTCGGCTCCGTCCTCCAGGCGGACATCCGCAGTCACGGCGCGATGCCCGCCGACAAGGCGCTCAAGGTGACGGCCGATGTGCTGGCCGCCCTGGACACCAGCCACGAAATGGGCCTGGTCCACCGCGACATCAAGCCGGGCAACGTCATGGTGACCAAGCGCGGCATCGTGAAGGTCATGGACTTCGGCATCGCCCGCGCCATGCAGTCCGGCGTCACGTCGATGACGCAGACCGGGATGGTCGTCGGCACCCCGCAGTACCTCTCCCCCGAACAGGCCCTGGGCCGCGGGGTGGACGCGCGCTCCGACCTGTACTCGGTCGGCATCATGCTGTTCCAGCTGCTGACCGGCCGCATCCCGTTCGACGCCGACTCCCCGCTGGCCATCGCGTACGCGCACGTGCAGGAGGAGCCGGTCGCGCCGTCCACCGTCAACCGGTCGATCACCCCGGCGATGGACGCGCTCGTCGCCCGCGCGCTGAAGAAGAACCCGAACGAGCGCTTCCCGAGCGCCGCCGCGATGCAGGACGAGATCCACCGGGTGCTGAGCGCCGGCGGCCGGACGGGCGCCCCGGTGATCGTCGGGGACGCCGGTGCTCCGGCGAACAGCGGCTCCGGCGTCGGTTCCGCCGTCTTCCCGCCGGTCGACCAGTCCGCCCCGGCTCCACAGAACGTCCAGACGCCGTACCAGCCCGGCCCGTACCAGTCGCAGCAGCAGCCCGGCCCCTACGGCACGCCGACGCCCGCGCCGTCGTACGGCTACCCGCAGTCGGCCCCGGCGTACCAGAGCCAGGCGCCGATGCAGCCGATGCACCAGCAGACCCCGCCGCCGTACTCGGTGTCGCAGCAGACGGCGACCACGCCTGCGGGTGGCGGCGGCTCCAAGCGAAACGTTCCGGTGATCGTGGGCTCGATCGTGGTGGCGCTGATCGCGATCGGCGGTCTGATCACGGTGCTCTCGCTGAAGGGCGGCGACGACGACGACAAGCCCACGACGAGCCAGTCCGAGCCGGCCGCCGATCACAAGGGTCCGGAGCGGAACCGGACGATGGAGACCGACAAGTGCACGGACGCGATGGAGGACAACGACGACCCGAACAAGGTCGACGCCCCGAGCTTCCTGTACAAGGACATCATCTCCGCGCGGCAGTGCGCGGACGCGGCCGGCTGGACGATCAAGAAGATCGAGGTGCCGGGTAACGCCTACGCGGAGGACCAGGTCGTCGACCAGTTCCCCACCGCCGGAACCGCGGTGCCCAAGACCGGTGCCCACTTCGAGCTCCGTATCGCTACGGGGGATCCGGCGTAG
- a CDS encoding FtsX-like permease family protein — MSVFTGWRAALRIARRDAMRAKGRSALVVAMIAIPVLGVTALDVTYRSVETSTAEKLAAQVGSADALFRDPQAGPLDQSVSGDDYSPLSEDPPPDEEIPAIDLRTTFPKGARSISIQSVPANVTTGYGVADVDIVEFRTSDAMARGKLDLVDGAFPKGTGEMVATEAFLKSAGLHVGSHITVRGPNRKYTVTGTVEQPENLTVKALYADPGAVIAPWKANAARDKKVLPPNSDELTWLVKAGNGTGVSWSDVMAANKKGALVVSRQVVLDPPPDSEVPLIKKHGSNPAPESSDELSAALITVVAMAVLEIVLLAGPAFAVGARRSRRQLGLLGTCGGDRRHVRAVVLSGGLVLGGAGAVVGVVAGLVLTAVCRPLIEEQAQHRFGSLVMDPKELLAIAVIGMITGVLAALAPAIVAGRQSVLESLTGHRGVRRGSRILPIVGACALAIGVAIAVLGGTTGNSTEVAAGSVIAELGLLCCIPVIVGFLGRLGRTLPLSPRMALRDAARNRGRTAPAVAAVMAAVAGSVAIATFVSSKDAQGEYDYTPMFSAKSVVLYAADGDNTKAVEQVARAAVERNMNPIGKPAEVSRGWAGSDCNTYYEDENACGSLELVKPTGKGHTCPLHTKGAKELALRLSDEEHRRTMHSPECVDERYTIDAFNSGGSNIVIGDASLLRTYVKLDDPAAAKALEAGTPVLLNRAYAKDGQVTVKAVHRYSDKDKKNRALHPGPARTTTDRLKVYVADAKYAETPGIRMIMPEKTAQRLGLHTAAYGSVYSVPRPPTDAESQRTDAAIQQAGANVFVRTGSEPGDREDTMLLVLTLFAGVVTVGAAAITTGLSKADAEADLTTLSAVGAPPRVRRTLSGFQCLVVALTGVLLGTAAGLVPAVALRLIDLRNALEEMRQDPMESAYTPIVVPWVTIGLLAVVVPLLAGLLAALFTRSRLTLSRRAG; from the coding sequence GTGAGCGTCTTCACGGGGTGGCGCGCCGCCCTGCGGATAGCCCGGCGCGACGCCATGCGCGCCAAGGGCCGCAGCGCGCTGGTGGTCGCGATGATCGCGATACCGGTGCTCGGCGTCACCGCCCTCGACGTGACGTACCGCAGTGTGGAGACCTCCACCGCCGAGAAGCTGGCGGCTCAGGTGGGGTCGGCCGACGCGCTGTTCAGGGACCCCCAGGCCGGTCCGCTGGACCAGTCGGTCAGCGGGGACGACTACAGCCCCCTCAGCGAGGACCCGCCGCCGGACGAGGAGATCCCCGCGATCGACCTGCGGACCACGTTCCCGAAGGGTGCGCGCTCCATCAGCATCCAGTCGGTACCCGCGAACGTCACCACCGGGTACGGCGTCGCGGACGTCGACATCGTCGAGTTCCGGACCTCGGACGCGATGGCGCGCGGCAAGCTCGACCTCGTCGACGGCGCGTTCCCGAAGGGCACCGGCGAGATGGTCGCCACCGAGGCGTTCCTGAAGTCGGCCGGACTGCACGTCGGCTCACACATCACCGTGCGCGGACCGAACCGGAAGTACACCGTCACCGGCACGGTCGAGCAGCCGGAGAACCTGACGGTCAAGGCCCTGTACGCGGACCCGGGCGCGGTCATCGCCCCGTGGAAGGCCAACGCCGCCCGCGACAAGAAGGTGCTGCCGCCGAATTCCGACGAACTGACCTGGCTGGTGAAGGCGGGCAACGGGACGGGGGTCAGCTGGTCCGACGTGATGGCGGCCAACAAGAAGGGCGCGCTCGTCGTCTCTCGCCAGGTCGTCCTCGACCCGCCGCCGGACTCCGAGGTCCCGCTGATCAAGAAGCACGGCAGCAACCCGGCACCCGAATCCTCGGACGAGCTGAGCGCGGCCCTCATCACGGTCGTCGCGATGGCGGTCCTGGAGATCGTGCTGCTCGCCGGACCGGCCTTCGCCGTCGGCGCGCGCCGCTCACGCCGTCAGCTCGGCCTCCTCGGCACCTGCGGCGGGGACCGGCGCCACGTGCGGGCCGTGGTCCTCTCCGGCGGGCTGGTGCTCGGCGGCGCCGGAGCCGTGGTGGGGGTGGTGGCCGGACTGGTGCTCACGGCGGTGTGCCGGCCGCTGATCGAGGAGCAGGCCCAGCACCGCTTCGGCTCGCTCGTCATGGACCCGAAGGAACTGCTGGCCATCGCGGTGATCGGAATGATCACCGGAGTGCTGGCAGCGCTGGCCCCGGCGATCGTGGCGGGCCGGCAGTCCGTACTGGAGTCGCTCACCGGACACCGCGGTGTCCGGCGTGGCTCCCGGATCCTGCCCATCGTGGGCGCCTGCGCCCTGGCCATCGGCGTCGCGATCGCCGTCCTGGGCGGCACCACCGGCAACTCCACCGAGGTCGCCGCCGGTTCGGTAATCGCCGAGCTGGGACTCCTGTGCTGCATCCCGGTGATCGTCGGGTTCCTCGGGCGGCTCGGCCGCACACTCCCGCTCTCGCCCCGGATGGCGCTGCGCGACGCGGCCCGCAACCGGGGCAGGACCGCTCCGGCGGTCGCGGCGGTGATGGCCGCGGTCGCGGGCTCGGTGGCCATCGCCACGTTCGTGTCCAGCAAGGACGCCCAGGGGGAGTACGACTACACGCCGATGTTCAGCGCGAAGTCGGTCGTGCTGTACGCCGCCGACGGAGACAACACCAAGGCGGTGGAGCAGGTGGCACGGGCGGCGGTGGAGCGGAACATGAACCCCATCGGCAAACCCGCCGAGGTCTCCCGGGGCTGGGCCGGCAGCGACTGCAACACCTACTACGAGGACGAGAACGCCTGCGGCTCGCTCGAACTGGTCAAGCCCACCGGCAAGGGGCACACCTGCCCGCTGCACACCAAGGGTGCCAAGGAGCTCGCACTCCGGTTGAGCGACGAGGAGCACCGCCGCACGATGCACTCCCCCGAGTGCGTGGACGAGCGCTACACCATCGACGCGTTCAACTCGGGTGGGAGCAACATCGTCATCGGTGACGCGTCGCTGCTCAGGACGTACGTCAAGCTCGACGACCCGGCCGCCGCCAAGGCGCTGGAGGCGGGCACCCCCGTGCTGCTCAACCGGGCGTACGCAAAGGACGGGCAGGTCACGGTCAAGGCCGTTCACCGGTACAGCGACAAGGACAAGAAGAATCGCGCCCTGCATCCGGGCCCGGCCAGGACGACGACGGACCGGCTGAAGGTGTACGTCGCGGACGCCAAGTACGCCGAGACTCCCGGAATCCGCATGATCATGCCGGAGAAGACCGCACAGCGGCTCGGACTGCACACCGCGGCGTACGGCAGTGTGTACAGCGTCCCCCGCCCGCCGACGGACGCGGAGTCGCAGCGGACCGATGCCGCGATCCAGCAGGCCGGTGCGAACGTCTTCGTGCGCACCGGATCGGAACCCGGTGACCGCGAGGACACCATGCTGCTGGTGCTGACGCTGTTCGCCGGGGTGGTGACGGTGGGTGCGGCCGCGATCACGACCGGGTTGTCCAAGGCCGACGCGGAGGCCGACCTCACCACGCTCAGCGCGGTGGGCGCGCCCCCGCGGGTACGGCGGACCCTGTCCGGGTTCCAGTGCCTGGTGGTGGCGCTCACCGGGGTGCTGCTCGGGACGGCCGCGGGACTGGTGCCCGCGGTGGCGCTGCGCCTGATCGACCTGCGCAACGCGCTGGAGGAGATGCGGCAGGACCCGATGGAGTCCGCGTACACCCCGATCGTGGTGCCCTGGGTGACCATCGGCTTGCTGGCCGTGGTCGTTCCGCTGCTGGCCGGGTTGCTGGCGGCGCTGTTCACCCGCTCCCGGCTGACGCTGTCACGGCGGGCGGGATGA
- a CDS encoding phosphotransferase enzyme family protein: MLRRYPHAGEPLTCEPLDQGLLNHGYRVSTTRGSYFLKHHLDDSTGDRATIVRQHRATQRLQSLGVPVAPPIEDTEGGTVTEIGGRCYALHPWVDGLHRAGAQLTVAQSVRLGALLGAVHTGLEQVMEAGAGGAGGAGRPPGHASPDPADTFAVIDELLAAARNRRPRDSFDELAEHRLLERRTLLDQHADRRPPAPGVPATGWVHGDFHPLNVLYRGADPVAILDWDRLAVQPRAEEAVRAAAIFFVQPAGELELAKVRAYARAYRRAAGAGAAELAAAVHRVWWERLNDFWILRWRYCLNDRRADPQFPAVSALAVWWTREYDAVCEAFTG, from the coding sequence GTGCTCCGCCGCTACCCGCACGCAGGTGAGCCCCTCACCTGCGAACCGCTGGACCAGGGACTGCTCAACCATGGATACCGGGTCTCCACGACCCGGGGTTCCTACTTTCTCAAGCACCACCTGGACGATTCCACCGGCGACCGCGCCACGATCGTCCGCCAGCACCGGGCCACCCAGCGGCTCCAGTCACTCGGAGTGCCCGTCGCCCCGCCCATCGAGGACACCGAGGGCGGCACGGTCACCGAGATCGGCGGCCGCTGCTACGCCCTGCACCCCTGGGTCGACGGACTGCACCGGGCCGGCGCCCAGCTCACCGTGGCCCAGTCGGTACGGCTCGGGGCGCTCCTCGGAGCCGTACACACAGGTCTTGAGCAGGTGATGGAGGCGGGCGCGGGGGGTGCGGGCGGTGCGGGCAGGCCGCCCGGTCATGCCAGCCCCGACCCCGCCGACACCTTCGCGGTGATCGACGAGCTGCTGGCCGCCGCCCGTAACCGGCGGCCCCGGGACTCCTTCGACGAACTGGCCGAGCACCGGCTCCTGGAGCGGCGCACCCTGCTGGACCAGCACGCGGACCGCCGGCCGCCCGCGCCCGGGGTGCCGGCGACCGGCTGGGTGCACGGCGACTTCCACCCGCTGAACGTGCTCTACCGGGGCGCGGACCCGGTGGCGATCCTCGACTGGGACCGCCTCGCCGTGCAGCCACGGGCGGAGGAGGCGGTACGGGCCGCCGCGATCTTCTTCGTCCAGCCGGCCGGTGAGCTGGAGCTGGCGAAGGTACGGGCCTACGCGCGCGCCTACCGGCGGGCGGCCGGGGCCGGGGCCGCGGAACTGGCGGCGGCGGTGCACCGGGTGTGGTGGGAGCGGCTCAACGACTTCTGGATACTGCGCTGGCGCTACTGCCTGAACGACCGAAGGGCCGACCCGCAGTTTCCCGCGGTGTCGGCCCTGGCGGTGTGGTGGACCCGTGAGTACGACGCGGTGTGCGAGGCCTTCACGGGGTGA
- a CDS encoding ABC transporter ATP-binding protein: MSLHAPSPTAPPLSVDAPVLELRSLTRTHGTGIAEVHALRGINLSVHAGELVAVMGPSGSGKSTLLTIAGGLDTATAGQVVIEGQDIAALGRKGVAALRRRSVGYVFQDYNLIPALTAAENIALPRELDGVPVRKARKEARAALEEMNLLEIGDRFPDEMSGGQQQRVAIARALVGDRRLVLADEPTGALDSETGEIVLALLRNRCDQGAAGVMVTHEPRYAAWADRVVFLRDGSIVDQTLSVGADSLLAAGGSE, translated from the coding sequence ATGTCACTGCACGCCCCGTCTCCGACCGCTCCGCCCTTGTCGGTGGACGCGCCGGTGCTCGAACTCCGCTCGCTCACCCGCACCCACGGCACCGGCATAGCCGAGGTGCACGCCCTGCGCGGCATCAACCTGTCGGTGCACGCCGGTGAGCTCGTCGCCGTGATGGGCCCGTCCGGCTCGGGCAAGTCCACCCTGCTGACCATCGCCGGCGGCCTGGACACCGCGACCGCGGGCCAGGTCGTCATCGAGGGCCAGGACATCGCCGCGCTCGGCCGCAAGGGCGTGGCCGCGCTGCGCCGCCGCAGCGTCGGCTACGTCTTCCAGGACTACAACCTGATCCCCGCCCTGACCGCCGCCGAGAACATCGCCCTGCCGCGTGAGCTGGACGGCGTCCCCGTCCGCAAGGCGCGCAAGGAGGCCCGTGCCGCGCTGGAGGAGATGAACCTCCTGGAGATCGGTGACCGCTTCCCCGACGAGATGTCCGGCGGCCAGCAGCAGCGCGTCGCGATCGCCCGCGCGCTGGTGGGGGACCGGCGCCTGGTGCTCGCCGACGAGCCGACCGGGGCGCTCGACTCCGAGACCGGCGAGATCGTCCTCGCGCTGCTGCGCAACCGCTGCGACCAGGGCGCGGCCGGGGTGATGGTGACGCACGAACCGCGCTACGCCGCCTGGGCGGACCGGGTCGTCTTCCTGCGGGACGGCTCGATCGTCGACCAGACGCTGAGCGTCGGCGCCGACTCGCTGCTCGCCGCCGGGGGCTCCGAGTGA
- a CDS encoding response regulator transcription factor: MRKEGKITVFLLDDHEVVRRGVHELLSVEDDIEVVGEAGTAEDALVRIPATRPDVAVLDVRLPDGSGVEVCREIRSRDESINCLMLTSYADDEALFDAIMAGASGYVLKAIRGNELLNAVRDVAAGKSLLDPVATARVLERLRDGKKGRGDDKLAGLTDQERKILDLIGEGLTNRVIGERLHLAEKTIKNYVSSLLSKLGMERRSQAAAYVARLQAEKR, translated from the coding sequence GTGCGCAAAGAAGGAAAAATCACGGTTTTTCTGCTGGATGACCATGAAGTCGTCCGCCGCGGAGTTCATGAGCTGCTCTCGGTGGAGGACGATATCGAGGTGGTCGGAGAGGCCGGTACGGCCGAGGACGCGCTGGTCCGTATCCCCGCGACCCGGCCCGATGTAGCCGTCCTCGACGTGCGGCTGCCGGACGGCAGCGGGGTGGAGGTCTGCCGCGAGATCCGGTCCCGGGACGAGTCCATCAACTGCCTGATGCTGACCTCGTACGCCGATGACGAGGCACTTTTCGACGCGATCATGGCGGGCGCCTCCGGATACGTGCTCAAGGCGATCCGGGGCAACGAGCTGCTGAACGCCGTACGGGACGTGGCGGCCGGGAAGTCGCTGCTCGACCCCGTGGCCACCGCGCGGGTGCTGGAGCGGCTGCGCGACGGCAAGAAAGGGCGCGGCGACGACAAACTCGCGGGCCTGACCGACCAGGAACGCAAGATCCTGGATCTGATCGGTGAGGGGCTGACGAACCGGGTGATCGGGGAGCGGCTGCACCTCGCGGAGAAGACGATCAAGAATTACGTCTCCAGCCTGCTCTCCAAACTCGGTATGGAGCGCCGCTCGCAGGCCGCCGCCTATGTCGCACGGCTCCAGGCGGAGAAGCGCTGA
- a CDS encoding bacterial proteasome activator family protein has product MEMPRNERSQEHPQVLVVGQDGMAIGGGGTDDESREIPVTEMVEQPAKVMRIGSMIKQLLEEVRAAPLDEASRVRLKEIHASSVKELEDGLAPELVEELERLSLPFTEESVPSEAELRIAQAQLVGWLEGLFHGIQTALFAQQMAARAQLEQMRRALPPGTVHEEEEGGGDPHGAIRSGPYL; this is encoded by the coding sequence ATGGAGATGCCGAGGAATGAACGGTCGCAGGAGCACCCCCAAGTCCTCGTGGTGGGACAGGACGGAATGGCGATCGGCGGCGGTGGCACTGACGACGAGTCGCGCGAGATCCCGGTGACGGAGATGGTCGAGCAGCCCGCGAAGGTGATGCGCATCGGCAGCATGATCAAGCAGCTCCTGGAGGAGGTCAGGGCGGCTCCTCTCGACGAGGCCAGCCGGGTCCGCCTCAAGGAGATCCACGCCAGCTCGGTCAAGGAGCTGGAGGACGGCCTCGCGCCGGAGCTGGTGGAGGAGCTGGAGCGGCTCTCACTGCCGTTCACCGAGGAGTCGGTTCCCTCGGAGGCGGAACTGCGGATCGCGCAGGCCCAGTTGGTGGGCTGGCTGGAGGGCCTCTTCCACGGCATCCAGACGGCGCTGTTCGCCCAGCAGATGGCGGCCCGCGCTCAGTTGGAGCAGATGCGCCGCGCCCTGCCCCCGGGCACGGTCCACGAGGAGGAGGAAGGCGGCGGGGACCCGCACGGAGCGATCCGCTCGGGCCCGTACCTGTAA
- a CDS encoding pyridoxamine 5'-phosphate oxidase family protein, with amino-acid sequence MSTEEELHAIDLLGRVPYGRLATSMRALPFLTVARHVVIDGRVVLRMHGGLGYHDACNGTVVAYGADNFNVAAAAGSRDLWSVEFTGPAQTVEPTCAQRELFGPAPVEVNGESFTPAFLRLDPHFVQVHTLDFHATRHSLQHSVI; translated from the coding sequence ATGTCCACCGAGGAAGAACTCCACGCAATCGACCTGCTCGGCCGGGTCCCCTACGGCCGGCTGGCGACGAGCATGCGTGCTCTCCCCTTCCTGACGGTGGCCCGCCACGTCGTGATTGACGGCCGGGTGGTCCTGCGGATGCACGGGGGCCTCGGCTACCACGACGCGTGCAACGGAACCGTCGTCGCGTACGGCGCGGACAACTTCAACGTGGCCGCCGCGGCGGGCAGCCGGGATCTGTGGTCCGTGGAGTTCACCGGGCCCGCGCAGACCGTCGAGCCGACCTGCGCCCAGCGCGAGCTCTTCGGTCCCGCACCCGTCGAGGTGAACGGGGAGTCCTTCACCCCGGCGTTCCTCCGGCTCGACCCGCATTTCGTCCAGGTGCACACTCTGGACTTCCACGCAACTCGTCACAGCCTGCAACACAGTGTGATCTAA
- a CDS encoding protein kinase, which yields MAPEPEANGGGVPDGTDSWGIGGVVGDGRYRLTHRLGRGGMAEVFAAEDVRLGRTVAVKLLRSDLAEDPVSKARFTREAQSVAGLNHHAVVAVYDSGEDTVGGQTVPYIVMEIVEGHTIRDLLLNAEPPPPEQALIIVSGVLEALAYSHQHGIVHRDIKPANVIITHSGAVKVMDFGIARALHGAQSTMTQTGMVMGTPQYLSPEQALGKAVDHRSDLYATGCLLYELLALRPPFTGETPLSVVYQHVQDIPVPPSEVSGGVPPELDGLVMRSLAKDPDDRFQSAEEMRGLVQYSLQMLQVQGGHTGTWNTGPVVLNEGGATPPRGMTGATRAMGHPQHGDTSQGPILPPMNPDDGGYSGYDGNGSHQAGGGRGRGKLWLFVVLALIAIGAGVAIALNATKSDGEKPKKDPTPTSSSPTPTKSSASPTEEQTQDTEQPGSSSGDQQETPRRPSYTPSDPPSKTNDTPTPTPSDTDSGTTTDGGASTDSGGTTTDGGNSSTGGDTGGTTTDGNANGEQDGGTTPAGGAAGEPGGTAEGASTGTAEGTVGTTQ from the coding sequence ATGGCACCCGAACCCGAAGCAAACGGCGGCGGAGTTCCGGATGGCACCGATTCCTGGGGCATCGGCGGTGTTGTCGGCGACGGGCGTTACCGGCTGACCCACCGGCTCGGCCGGGGCGGTATGGCCGAGGTCTTCGCGGCCGAGGACGTCCGGCTCGGACGCACGGTCGCGGTGAAGCTGCTGCGCTCCGATCTCGCGGAGGACCCGGTCTCCAAGGCCCGGTTCACGCGCGAGGCCCAGTCGGTGGCCGGACTCAACCACCACGCGGTCGTGGCGGTGTACGACTCCGGCGAGGACACCGTGGGCGGGCAGACGGTCCCGTACATCGTGATGGAGATCGTCGAGGGTCACACCATCCGTGACCTGCTGCTCAACGCCGAGCCGCCGCCGCCGGAGCAGGCGCTGATCATCGTCTCCGGGGTGCTTGAGGCGCTCGCCTACTCGCACCAGCACGGCATCGTGCACCGGGACATCAAGCCCGCCAACGTGATCATCACGCACTCCGGTGCGGTCAAGGTGATGGACTTCGGCATCGCCCGCGCACTGCACGGCGCGCAGTCGACGATGACCCAGACCGGCATGGTCATGGGTACGCCGCAGTACCTCTCTCCCGAGCAGGCGCTGGGCAAGGCCGTCGACCACCGCTCCGACCTGTACGCCACCGGCTGCCTGCTGTACGAACTCCTCGCGCTGCGGCCCCCGTTCACGGGTGAGACGCCGCTTTCCGTCGTGTACCAGCACGTTCAGGACATTCCGGTCCCGCCGTCGGAGGTCTCCGGCGGGGTGCCCCCGGAGCTGGACGGGCTTGTCATGCGCTCGCTCGCGAAGGACCCGGACGACCGGTTCCAGAGCGCGGAGGAGATGCGCGGGCTCGTCCAGTACAGCCTGCAGATGCTCCAGGTCCAGGGCGGCCACACCGGCACGTGGAACACCGGACCGGTCGTGCTGAACGAGGGCGGCGCCACCCCGCCCCGGGGCATGACCGGCGCCACCCGCGCGATGGGGCACCCGCAGCACGGGGACACCTCGCAGGGCCCGATCCTGCCGCCGATGAACCCGGACGACGGCGGATACAGCGGCTACGACGGCAACGGCAGCCACCAGGCGGGCGGCGGCCGGGGCCGGGGCAAGCTGTGGCTGTTCGTCGTGCTGGCACTGATCGCGATCGGCGCGGGCGTCGCCATCGCGCTGAACGCGACGAAGAGCGACGGCGAGAAGCCCAAGAAGGACCCGACGCCGACGTCCAGCTCCCCGACCCCGACGAAGAGTTCGGCCTCGCCGACCGAGGAGCAGACCCAGGACACCGAGCAGCCCGGGAGCTCCTCCGGCGATCAGCAGGAGACGCCGCGCAGGCCCTCCTACACCCCGTCGGACCCTCCGAGCAAAACGAACGACACCCCCACGCCCACCCCGTCGGACACGGACTCGGGCACCACGACGGACGGCGGCGCGAGCACCGACTCGGGCGGCACGACGACGGACGGCGGCAACAGCAGCACGGGCGGCGACACCGGCGGCACGACGACGGACGGCAACGCCAACGGCGAGCAGGACGGCGGCACGACGCCGGCCGGTGGCGCGGCCGGCGAGCCGGGCGGCACCGCGGAGGGCGCCAGCACCGGCACCGCGGAGGGCACGGTCGGCACCACCCAGTGA
- a CDS encoding PadR family transcriptional regulator — MSIRHGLLALLERGPRYGSQLRTEFESRTGSTWPLNVGQVYTTLSRLERDGLVVQDGEDDQGHSLYSISDEGRSELRSWFETPVDRSSPPRDELAIKLAMAVGAPGVDIRAVIQSQRHHTVKAMQDYTRLKAQALTDVPANRDEVAWLLVLEQLIFQAEAEARWLDHCEARLVRLAEAAATEPETAAPAPARTTRTAKARTRR; from the coding sequence ATGTCGATCCGTCACGGGCTACTCGCCCTCCTGGAGCGGGGGCCGCGCTACGGCTCCCAGCTCCGCACCGAATTCGAGTCCCGCACCGGCTCCACCTGGCCGCTCAACGTCGGGCAGGTGTACACGACGCTGAGCCGACTGGAGCGTGACGGCCTGGTCGTCCAGGACGGCGAGGACGACCAGGGCCACTCCCTGTACTCGATCAGCGACGAGGGGCGCTCCGAGCTGCGCAGCTGGTTCGAGACCCCCGTGGACCGGAGCAGCCCGCCCCGCGACGAGCTGGCCATCAAGCTCGCCATGGCCGTCGGCGCACCCGGCGTGGACATCAGGGCCGTCATCCAGTCCCAGCGCCACCACACCGTGAAGGCGATGCAGGACTACACGCGTCTCAAGGCGCAGGCCCTCACCGATGTGCCCGCCAACCGCGACGAGGTCGCCTGGCTGCTCGTACTGGAACAGCTGATCTTCCAGGCCGAGGCGGAGGCCCGCTGGCTGGACCACTGCGAGGCCCGGCTGGTCCGGCTGGCGGAGGCCGCCGCCACGGAGCCGGAGACCGCCGCGCCCGCCCCCGCCCGCACCACCCGCACCGCCAAGGCCCGCACCCGCCGCTGA